The Heyndrickxia acidicola sequence TTTGCCTCTTAACCTTCTAGGCTGCTTGTCGCCTATAACTGCATGCCAACCACGCGCGGAAAGCGAGTTCCTGAAAGTGAAATCAACAGGCAAGATTAACAGTGCCTTTTTAAAAGAAATTGTTTTTCCATCCTCCGCAACAACCACATAAATTCTTTCTTTACTGATGTTTTTTATAAGCACATTTTCTGCCAAAAGACTATTTAAAACTCTAGCTTCCACTCTTTATTTATACTAAAATAATATTGAATAATTAAAACAAAAATTTTTTTCAAAAAACTGCAATCGTTTACATATGGAAAGGAGGAGCATTATGACATCACCTATTCAGCCGGTTAGAGGGCATGCCTTTAAAGAGGCTTCAAAAAGTACGTGGAAAGAAACTGTTGAAGCAGCTTTAAAAGGAAAGCCATTTGAATCTCTCAGCCGTTCTACCTATGAAGGCATCAAACTGCAGCCTTTATACACACATGAGGATATTAATTTAGAGGAAATGGAACAGCTTCCCGGTGGAGATACGAATCTAAGAGGATTTTCAACCGGCCAAAAAACATGGGCTATCGCACAAGAAATATGGATAAACAATGAAGACGAGCTTATGAAGAACATTACAGCAGCTCTTGAAAATGGGCAGGATGCAATATCTTTTAAGACTGAGAGTCTGCAAGCAGAGAAAATTGACTCCCAAGAACTGATAAAGCTTGCTAATGAAAAGAATGTTCCAATCTTTCTAAGAATCCATGAAAACTTCAGTAAATGGCTCAAGGAGCTGGGAGAGAAGAGGGAAGCCCTTGTTCTGAGAGGTACAGCAGCCTCTGATTTAATCTCATATGAACTTTCTAAGGGGCATATTGTCCGTGCCGGCAGTAAAGAAATAGCCGATTGGAGGCAAGTGATTGAAAGGGCGCATCAATTATTACCGAATGTATGTACCATCTTAATTGATACGGTACCTTATCATAATGCCGGTGCAAATGCAGTTCAAGAACTGGGAATCTCCCTTGCGGCTGCGGTCACATATATGGAAGCTATGAAGGAATCGAATTGGGAGCCAGCGAAAACGGTTCAAAAAATGGTGTTTCATTTTGGAATGGGAAGCCAGTTTTTTATGGAAGCAGCTAAGCTGAGAGCCTTTCGCAGGCTTTGGACAACAGCAGCGTCTGCATATGGTTTAACACAAAAAGAATCCAAGGTAACAGTTAGCTGCGAAACCTCTTCTTTTACCAAATCTGCCCTTGACCCCCATGTCAATATTCTGAGGTCTGCAAACGAGGCTTTTGCGGCGATTATCGGCGGTGTCGACTATCTGCATGTAGCTCCTTTTGATGGAGTATACAAAAATCCTGGCAGTCTATCAGAACGCCTTGGCCGCAATACGCAGCTTATTTTACGTGAAGAAGCTCATTTAGGTTTCGTAACGGATCCTTCCGGAGGTTCCTATTATGTGGAAGCCTTAACCTCTGAGCTAGTCGAAAAAGCATGGGATTATTTTTTAAAGATTGAGAAGCAAGGGGGCCTGCTGGAGTCGTTGATGTCTGGGGGGATCCAGGCGGATATTAAACAAACGCTAAATGTAAGAATGGAAGATTCTTACACTCGGAAGTCCTCCATTATTGGTACAAATGTTTATGCAAATCTCCAGGATACATTCATACAGGATCATCCTTCCGAGCACTTTAGTGAGCAAAACAATCCGCTCGCTCTTTCGAAAACAAGGCGCTCTGAGGCGTTTGAGCAGCTGAGGCGCCGTTCCTTGAAGCTTAGGGAAAACGGCAAAAACCCAAAAGCCGGCATCATTTGTTTGGGAGCACTAAAGGATCATAAGGCAAGATTGGATTATGTCAGCGGATTTCTTGCTGTAGGAGGAATCGAAGCAGACTGCAGCGGTCCATGCTTATCGATGCAGGATATCACTTCGTTTATTGAACAGCACTCTTACCCTTATTACTGCCTTTGCGGCCAGAATGAAAGCTATGCACAATTTGCGCAGCAGTCAGCTGAGTGGCTGAAGTCGAACAAGCAGGGAGTGTTACTTGATATTGCGGGTCTGTTTCCTACAGATGAATGGGAAGACCTTCAGGAAGCCGGGTTTAACGGCTCTATTTATATAAGGCAAAACATGATTGAAAAACTGGATTCACTTTTAGGTATATGGGAGGGGCAAGTACATGAATAAAAAACCGAATTTCCATGCTATTAAGCCTCTAGTGGAGAAAAAAACTGAATGGAATGCGTCCAATGTCAATCCGAAAGTCATCCAAACGCATGAATCCATTGCAATAAAATCCATCTATACGAAAGCAGATATTGAAAAGGCTGAGCATCTAAAGGATTTGCCTGGTATTCCTCCATATACCAGAGGGCCTTATTCAACCATGTATGTGAACCGTCCCTGGACAGTTCGCCAATATGCAGGCTTTTCCACTGCAGAAGAAAGCAATGCCTTTTACAGGCGAAATCTTGCCATGGGACAAAAAGGGCTTTCCGTCGCATTTGATTTAGCCACTCACCGTGG is a genomic window containing:
- a CDS encoding methylmalonyl-CoA mutase family protein, which gives rise to MTSPIQPVRGHAFKEASKSTWKETVEAALKGKPFESLSRSTYEGIKLQPLYTHEDINLEEMEQLPGGDTNLRGFSTGQKTWAIAQEIWINNEDELMKNITAALENGQDAISFKTESLQAEKIDSQELIKLANEKNVPIFLRIHENFSKWLKELGEKREALVLRGTAASDLISYELSKGHIVRAGSKEIADWRQVIERAHQLLPNVCTILIDTVPYHNAGANAVQELGISLAAAVTYMEAMKESNWEPAKTVQKMVFHFGMGSQFFMEAAKLRAFRRLWTTAASAYGLTQKESKVTVSCETSSFTKSALDPHVNILRSANEAFAAIIGGVDYLHVAPFDGVYKNPGSLSERLGRNTQLILREEAHLGFVTDPSGGSYYVEALTSELVEKAWDYFLKIEKQGGLLESLMSGGIQADIKQTLNVRMEDSYTRKSSIIGTNVYANLQDTFIQDHPSEHFSEQNNPLALSKTRRSEAFEQLRRRSLKLRENGKNPKAGIICLGALKDHKARLDYVSGFLAVGGIEADCSGPCLSMQDITSFIEQHSYPYYCLCGQNESYAQFAQQSAEWLKSNKQGVLLDIAGLFPTDEWEDLQEAGFNGSIYIRQNMIEKLDSLLGIWEGQVHE